The genomic segment CTCGTTCGTCTGATGGTGGACGAGATTCGTCAGATTAACGCGTGTCCGCACATGAACATCATGGTTTCCGGCGGTGTTTTCAACCGAGCCGGCGGCCTCTGGAAGGAAGTCAAAGCGGACTACTTCGCCGAAACGGCAATCCAAGCGGTCGAATCGGCCAACCAGATGCCGCCGCGGGCGGCTGCGGCCCATTCGTCGATCGGACCGAAGAAGCGCCGCCGCCGCCGCAAGCCGCCGCTTCTCGAACAGGAACTGGTTCATTGAACCGGGCCAGTCATTCACGTCGGTGATAGACACCGGCCGATACAAAGGATGCAAGGCCGTCGAGGCAGAAGGATCTGCAAGCCGCGGCCGCTTGATGTTGAGCAGTCGCCGGGGCCACGGTCGGCCCTGGTCGGCTGGAAAGAGCCGTCCCGATCTCGGCTCTGCTGTCAAGCCGGCTAAGCGACTGGCGGCCGATCTTTATTCACCGGTGCGAGTTCCGGTGGAGTTCCCCGCAATTGCAATGGGTTCGAGAGGCTCGCGCGGTTGTGCGTCCTGCACGGCTGCTTGTAGCATGAAATGGTCATCAGCCGAGCCGGTCGATTGAGGAGCGCGTCGTGCGCTGCGTCACCGTTCATCAGGGGGCCGTGCAAGTCGGCGAACGCCCGGAACCGGTCGCACCGCCGGGTGAGGTGATCGTTCGCCCACGCGTTGCTGGAATCTGCGCGACCGATCTGGAGATCGTGAAGGGATACTCGCGATTCACCGGCGTGCTCGGTCATGAGTTCGTCGGCGTCGTGGCGTCGCGCGGCAGCCATCTGGACGGCCGCCGTGTGGTGGGTGACATCAACTGCGTCTGCGGCAAGTGCGATCTGTGCGGAAGCGGGTTGTCGAGTCATTGTCGTAAGCGGACGGTGCTGGGGATCGTCGGGCGCGACGGGGCGTTCTCGGAGGCGTTCGCGCTGCCGGAGCGCAATTGCCACGAAGTGCCCGAAGGGTTGCCGGATGAGGAAGCGGTCTTCGCGGAGCCGCTGGCAGCGGCGATGCAGGTGCTTCGGCAGGTGAAGATTGAATCAAAGACTAATGTCGTTATTTTGGGGACGGGTCGGCTGGGCATTCTGGTGTGCCAAGTGCTGGCGAAGACGGGTTGCAAGCTGGTGGGCGTGGGGCGCAATCGGCGCACGCTGGACCTGCTGGACCGCAAGCGGATTCGCGCCTTGCACGTAGACGAGTTCCATCCGCACGCCGAGACGGATGTCGTTGTCGAATGCACCGGCTCGCCCGAGGGGCTGGCCCTGGCACTGCGGGCCGTGCGACCGCGCGGAACGATCGTGCTCAAATCCACTTACCAGGAGCGACCCGGTGTGGACCTCTCGCCGATTGTCGTGAACGAAGTGACGGTGCTGGGCAGCCGATGCGGGTCGATTCCCGACGCGCTGCGGGCCTTGGCGCGGCGCGAGATCGATTTAGCCGGGATGGTAACGCGGACGTTTCGCCTGGAGGACGCGGCGGCGGCGTTCGCGGCGGCGGCCGGCCCGGACCATCTCAAGGTGCTGCTGAAAATCGGCGCGCCGTAGGTTGAGGGTCGCGCGAGTGAGTCACCCGTTTCAAACCGTGGAGTTGCTCGAGACGCCGCTGGACGACGGCCTCCTGCTGCAATTCGAAGCGCTCTGCAATATTGACGATTTTCGACATTCTATCACGACGCGCCCCTGGAACATGGCCCCGCATCGCGGACCGCAGGCGGATCTGGCCGTACCGCGCCGCCGGCGCGTGTGCGAGCATCTGGGATTCTCGTTCGATCGGCTTACCGCGCCGGATCAGATTCACAGTCCGCATGTGCTGCGCGTGCTGCCCGGTGACGTGGGGCGCGGTCGGACCGAGCGCGAGACGGCGATTCCGTTCACGGATGGATTGATCTGCGATCTGGCCGGGGTGCCGGTGATGCAATTCTCGGCGGATTGTCCGATCGTGGTGCTGGTGGATCCGGTGCGGCGCGCGTTCGGCACGGCCCATGCGAGCTGGCGCGGGACCGTCGCGGGAATCACGTCGGAGCTGGTGCGGCAGATGCAGCGTGAGTTCGGCGTCGAGCCGGCGAGGCTGATGGGGGCGATCTGCCCGTGCGCGGGGCCTGGGGAGTACGAAGTCGGTGAGGACGTTCGTCGCATTGCCAAGGCGCGGCTGGAGGCGGGCGAGACGTTTTTCTCGTCGCGCGGCGGGCGGCTGTATTTCGATTTGCGAGCGGCGAACGTGCATCAGCTTGTCCGCGCCGGCGTGCCGGTCGACCGAATCTGCGTGGCGTCGGCGTCGACCATGACGGATGGTCGATTTTACTCGCACCGCCGCGATGGGGCGGAGACGGGGCGGTTCGCTTTCATCGGCGGATTTGTTTGATCCGCAGTGTGGTGAGCCTTGGTGCGATCTGAATTGAATCGCCTCGCGGCGGCGGGGTGGGAGCGCACCGCGTGGCTTATCAGACTCGCGAAATAACGCAACTTGGCGAGACCGCCGACCGATAAACGCTGCGGCGTGCTGCCGGCGACGGCAAGACGAGTCAGACCAACGGCTGCTTGCGTGGAGAGAGATCATGGCGAGCGACAAAGCAGTGGTGCTTGTTTCGGGCGGGTTGAACAGTGCCGTGCTGGCGGCGATGGCGAAGCAGGAATACCCAGCCATGGCGATGCTGCATGTGCGCTACGGCCACCGGGCACAGGAGCGCGAGACGGAGTTGTTCGAGAAGCTGGCGGCGCACTTTGAAGTACGCGAGCAACTGACGGTGGACATGCCCCACCTCGCGGCGATCGGCGGCAACGCCCGCGTGTCGCGGAAAGTCCAGCTTCAGGACGCCTTGGCGCTTACCGGCGGCGAATCCAATTGCAACGTGCGCGGACTGGTCGGGTCGCTGCTTTCGGCCGCGTTTGCCTGGGCCGCGCGGATCGAGGCGAAACATGTCTACATCGGGGTGGCGGAGAATCTCGGACCGCCAGCGCCGCCGACCGCGTCGCTGTATCCCGAGTATTCCCACGAGTACCTGCACTTGTTCAATCACCTGTACACCATCGCTTCGCCCTCGCGAGACATCTCGCTGGCGGCGCCGCTGATGAATTTGTCACGTACCGACATCGTCAAGCTCGGTCATCGATTGAGCGTGCCCTTCGATCTGACGTGGTCGTGTCTCTCGTCGGGCACGCAGAT from the Planctomycetia bacterium genome contains:
- a CDS encoding laccase domain-containing protein — its product is MSHPFQTVELLETPLDDGLLLQFEALCNIDDFRHSITTRPWNMAPHRGPQADLAVPRRRRVCEHLGFSFDRLTAPDQIHSPHVLRVLPGDVGRGRTERETAIPFTDGLICDLAGVPVMQFSADCPIVVLVDPVRRAFGTAHASWRGTVAGITSELVRQMQREFGVEPARLMGAICPCAGPGEYEVGEDVRRIAKARLEAGETFFSSRGGRLYFDLRAANVHQLVRAGVPVDRICVASASTMTDGRFYSHRRDGAETGRFAFIGGFV
- a CDS encoding 7-cyano-7-deazaguanine synthase; this encodes MASDKAVVLVSGGLNSAVLAAMAKQEYPAMAMLHVRYGHRAQERETELFEKLAAHFEVREQLTVDMPHLAAIGGNARVSRKVQLQDALALTGGESNCNVRGLVGSLLSAAFAWAARIEAKHVYIGVAENLGPPAPPTASLYPEYSHEYLHLFNHLYTIASPSRDISLAAPLMNLSRTDIVKLGHRLSVPFDLTWSCLSSGTQMCGACVGCATRNRGFLDAAVPDPVMLAAQRAAAAAAAVGAY
- a CDS encoding alcohol dehydrogenase catalytic domain-containing protein; its protein translation is MRCVTVHQGAVQVGERPEPVAPPGEVIVRPRVAGICATDLEIVKGYSRFTGVLGHEFVGVVASRGSHLDGRRVVGDINCVCGKCDLCGSGLSSHCRKRTVLGIVGRDGAFSEAFALPERNCHEVPEGLPDEEAVFAEPLAAAMQVLRQVKIESKTNVVILGTGRLGILVCQVLAKTGCKLVGVGRNRRTLDLLDRKRIRALHVDEFHPHAETDVVVECTGSPEGLALALRAVRPRGTIVLKSTYQERPGVDLSPIVVNEVTVLGSRCGSIPDALRALARREIDLAGMVTRTFRLEDAAAAFAAAAGPDHLKVLLKIGAP